A part of Rhinoderma darwinii isolate aRhiDar2 chromosome 1, aRhiDar2.hap1, whole genome shotgun sequence genomic DNA contains:
- the LOC142647659 gene encoding cold-inducible RNA-binding protein B-like isoform X2 gives MSSDEGKLFIGGLSFDTDEQNLEQVFCKYGQVSEVVVVKDRETKRSRGFGFVTFENPEDAKDAMEAMNGKSVDGRQIRVDQAGKSSGDRRGGYRGGSSGGRGFYRGGRGRGGGDRGYGGSSRFDNRSGGYGSSGGSRDYYGSGRSQGGYGDRSGGSYRDGYDSYG, from the exons ATGTCttcagatgaaggaaagctttttATCGGTGGTCTGAGCTTTGACACCGACGAGCAGAACCTGGAACAAGTGTTCTGCAAATATGGACAAGTTTCAGAGG TGGTGGTTGTGAAGGACCGTGAGACAAAGAGGTCCAGGGGCTTTGGATTTGTGACATTTGAAAATCCAGAAGATGCAAAAGATGCTATGGAAGCAATGAATGGAAAG tCTGTTGATGGACGACAGATCCGTGTTGATCAAGCCGGCAAGTCTTCAGGTGATAGGCGTGGAGGTTATAGAGGAGGATCATCTGGAGGACGAGGTTTTTACCGTGGTGGCAGAGGACGTG GTGGTGGAGACAGAGGCTATGGCGGCAGCAGCCGATTTGATAACAGGAGTGGAGGATATGGCAGCAGTGGTGGATCCAGAGACTATTACGGAAG TGGAAGGAGTCAAGGGGGGTATGGTGACCGGTCAGGAGGATCCTACCGAGATGGCTATGACAGCTATG GATGA
- the LOC142647659 gene encoding cold-inducible RNA-binding protein B-like isoform X1: MSSDEGKLFIGGLSFDTDEQNLEQVFCKYGQVSEVVVVKDRETKRSRGFGFVTFENPEDAKDAMEAMNGKSVDGRQIRVDQAGKSSGDRRGGYRGGSSGGRGFYRGGRGRGGGDRGYGGSSRFDNRSGGYGSSGGSRDYYGSGRSQGGYGDRSGGSYRDGYDSYATHD, encoded by the exons ATGTCttcagatgaaggaaagctttttATCGGTGGTCTGAGCTTTGACACCGACGAGCAGAACCTGGAACAAGTGTTCTGCAAATATGGACAAGTTTCAGAGG TGGTGGTTGTGAAGGACCGTGAGACAAAGAGGTCCAGGGGCTTTGGATTTGTGACATTTGAAAATCCAGAAGATGCAAAAGATGCTATGGAAGCAATGAATGGAAAG tCTGTTGATGGACGACAGATCCGTGTTGATCAAGCCGGCAAGTCTTCAGGTGATAGGCGTGGAGGTTATAGAGGAGGATCATCTGGAGGACGAGGTTTTTACCGTGGTGGCAGAGGACGTG GTGGTGGAGACAGAGGCTATGGCGGCAGCAGCCGATTTGATAACAGGAGTGGAGGATATGGCAGCAGTGGTGGATCCAGAGACTATTACGGAAG TGGAAGGAGTCAAGGGGGGTATGGTGACCGGTCAGGAGGATCCTACCGAGATGGCTATGACAGCTATG CTACACACGACTAA
- the LOC142647659 gene encoding cold-inducible RNA-binding protein-like isoform X3, which produces MSSDEGKLFIGGLSFDTDEQNLEQVFCKYGQVSEVVVVKDRETKRSRGFGFVTFENPEDAKDAMEAMNGKSVDGRQIRVDQAGKSSGDRRGGYRGGSSGGRGFYRGGRGRGGGDRGYGGSSRFDNRSGGYGSSGGSRDYYGS; this is translated from the exons ATGTCttcagatgaaggaaagctttttATCGGTGGTCTGAGCTTTGACACCGACGAGCAGAACCTGGAACAAGTGTTCTGCAAATATGGACAAGTTTCAGAGG TGGTGGTTGTGAAGGACCGTGAGACAAAGAGGTCCAGGGGCTTTGGATTTGTGACATTTGAAAATCCAGAAGATGCAAAAGATGCTATGGAAGCAATGAATGGAAAG tCTGTTGATGGACGACAGATCCGTGTTGATCAAGCCGGCAAGTCTTCAGGTGATAGGCGTGGAGGTTATAGAGGAGGATCATCTGGAGGACGAGGTTTTTACCGTGGTGGCAGAGGACGTG GTGGTGGAGACAGAGGCTATGGCGGCAGCAGCCGATTTGATAACAGGAGTGGAGGATATGGCAGCAGTGGTGGATCCAGAGACTATTACGGAA GTTAG